TTTGGCAGGAGCCTTGGGTGTGCTACGTGcagactctaccactgaactaaactCCTAGCCCTCTAGGATTTTGAAATGGTAGTCTTTCTCCTGGGAGAAAGAATATTTAGGACTAGTTCTTCTAGGTATAGATatatgcctgcaatctcagtgactcgagacggaggcaggaggccaagtttgaggccagcctgggtaactaagagaccctgtctctaaaaaataaaaagggctgggggtataattcagtggtagaatactccaggttcaatccccagtacttagagggggggaaaaaaaagttggtCCAGGGGGTGAGGGTGTAGTTAAGTGGTATTGTGTTTACCTGCCATGCccgaggccctagattcaatccccagaatcacaaaagggggaaaaaataaaataagtaagtaaataaataaatacagcccCAAAGAGAGGAGTCGTGGGAATCCTGAGAATTAGGCCACTGGGATTTAATGGGTATGAAATATGCACAGGCATAACAAAGTGGACCTCACCTTCCATAACCTGGGGGCCATCCTTAGGCGGGCAGGTATTCTTGATAAGAGACCAGCTTTTGAGCCTTCGAGGGTTTCTCTGCTCTTTGTGAAAGCTTTCCCTGGAGGGACCCCCATGGCCTGGCCCCAGAAAAGGGGGTTCAGCACTGACCCCCCACCAACCACGACCATATGGGCCAGACCTGGGGCCGAGGCCTCCCCGGATTGGGCCTCTGCCCCGGGGAGGAGGTGGGAGACTCAGCAGTGGTGGAATCATCAGTCCCCTTGATCCTGGAGGACCTCTGTGAAGAGCTGGACAAAGAAAGACACAGAAAGGTGACCAATGGGCAGCTTAATCCTGACACAGAAGCCTGATCCCTCCCCCAAAGTACAGCATATAGACAAATATAAACCAGTTTTAAGTGCACAGCTTAATtatcacaaaacaaacacaccTGTGTTTCTACCACCTAGGTGAAGAGATAGAGCCTTATTAGCACTTCAAAAGACCCACCCATGtatcccttccccctccccaaatGTAACCACCATTCTGACTTGTAACATCACAGATTAgtttttgcctgtttttgaactTTGCATACATTAAATCATACAGTCTgtattcttttgtgtctgg
This portion of the Marmota flaviventris isolate mMarFla1 chromosome 6, mMarFla1.hap1, whole genome shotgun sequence genome encodes:
- the Prr3 gene encoding proline-rich protein 3; this translates as MPKRKKQNQQQQSPPQQPPLPEREEPGDEEDESPIGPPSLLGPPPMANGKPGDPKSALHRGPPGSRGLMIPPLLSLPPPPRGRGPIRGGLGPRSGPYGRGWWGVSAEPPFLGPGHGGPSRESFHKEQRNPRRLKSWSLIKNTCPPKDGPQVMEDKSDRPVCRHFSKKGHCRYEDLCAFYHPGVNGPPL